The following coding sequences are from one Shewanella putrefaciens window:
- a CDS encoding Ig-like domain-containing protein — MRLSKMLAVFSWVLLGALALSGCNGAADEDNGGTDATDGIYKLSIDFKTLSGSECGSLTSLQRFPKNTGFCAVAKLKKGSAAVSNQKVDFTTDLGVLTPSSKLTDNNGEAIIIVSNPDLLINAGTISATTIPKDSTTALTASRNFEFLSTGDNTSPTTPKLSASILSSSALVTRFKVDEAVQLQAILLDSESKGIEGAKVTFTAGSATLNPASALTNNQGIAQVTYTPSGSELGANALTVTVDYQGQSLQTSSLYEVLSKDAVNQEGTLKLGSFNGTVFTEGKLASTLTADANGVYKISAGGSFGVSASLVLEANDGTITRVQTPASISFSSDCTTNNSATLDTPVTTLSGNASSTFQDTSCSGNSERNDQIIATTVAGNQILTASLPFTLQRQTLASLSFESAEPTQIRIKGAGGTGSSESSLVSFKVTSANGQPAAQQKVSFTLDTVVGGLSFANGTANAQSQTNSQGIASVRVLSGTVPTPVRVVATAVDTDTKEVITSQSEQLTVNTGLPQQLGFSLATSNANPEAGNIDGEKVTVTARLSDSFGNPAPNDTTVNFTSEGGQIEPSCLTQNGVCSVTWTSSDPRPQDHRITVLAYALGHETFFDTNGNNQFDSADGSAIAKACLMNGVPVACSGNGLDVETFHSSGFSDLPTAFRDDNENFAYDSGEPYFDNLASTTYKGADGKFNGPQCQGALCGTGQANKTYVRKAVVMIMSGSKAYFSLWQDDVKVYEDRQGQNILNNLDALTAIPAGKTAKFTVKFYDSADQIMPSSTTLNIGADKGELLSTTYTVPKTNNANAGMTDFFLKNTGTASSQVVLTVNTPSGVETLLKFNILLQ; from the coding sequence ATGCGACTCAGCAAAATGTTAGCGGTATTTTCTTGGGTGTTACTGGGCGCATTAGCGCTCAGTGGTTGTAATGGCGCCGCCGATGAAGATAATGGCGGCACAGATGCCACTGACGGTATCTATAAACTGTCTATCGACTTTAAAACCTTATCGGGTTCTGAATGCGGCAGTTTGACTTCACTCCAACGTTTCCCTAAAAACACAGGTTTTTGCGCAGTCGCGAAGTTAAAGAAAGGCTCAGCCGCAGTCAGTAATCAGAAAGTCGACTTTACGACTGACCTTGGTGTATTAACGCCCAGCAGCAAGCTAACCGACAATAACGGTGAAGCCATTATTATCGTGAGTAATCCAGATTTACTCATCAATGCTGGAACAATTTCGGCAACAACCATCCCAAAAGATTCCACAACAGCACTCACCGCTAGCCGCAATTTTGAGTTTTTAAGCACGGGCGATAATACCTCTCCGACCACCCCTAAACTCAGCGCCAGTATTTTAAGCAGTTCTGCCTTAGTCACTCGCTTTAAAGTCGATGAGGCGGTGCAACTGCAAGCCATATTGTTAGACAGCGAAAGTAAGGGTATCGAAGGCGCTAAAGTGACCTTTACCGCAGGTTCGGCAACGCTCAATCCAGCCAGTGCGCTAACCAACAATCAAGGTATTGCACAGGTGACCTACACGCCAAGTGGCAGTGAATTAGGGGCAAACGCCTTAACGGTCACAGTGGATTATCAAGGTCAATCGCTGCAAACCAGTAGCCTGTATGAAGTGTTGAGTAAAGATGCCGTCAACCAAGAAGGCACGCTAAAACTCGGCTCATTCAATGGCACAGTGTTTACCGAAGGCAAATTAGCAAGCACCTTAACGGCCGATGCCAATGGCGTATATAAGATCAGCGCAGGTGGCAGCTTTGGCGTAAGCGCAAGTTTAGTCTTAGAGGCCAATGACGGCACAATTACGCGAGTACAAACACCGGCTTCCATCAGCTTTAGTTCAGATTGCACCACAAACAATAGTGCAACTCTCGATACCCCCGTTACCACCCTATCGGGTAATGCGAGTTCAACCTTCCAAGACACGAGTTGCAGTGGCAATAGCGAGCGTAACGATCAGATCATCGCCACCACAGTTGCGGGCAATCAAATCTTAACGGCTAGCCTACCTTTTACCCTACAACGCCAAACGCTGGCTAGCTTAAGCTTTGAATCGGCGGAACCCACTCAAATTCGTATTAAAGGTGCGGGCGGTACGGGTTCAAGCGAATCCTCTTTAGTCAGCTTTAAAGTCACCAGCGCCAACGGCCAACCCGCAGCGCAGCAAAAGGTCAGCTTTACCTTAGATACAGTGGTCGGCGGTTTAAGTTTTGCCAATGGCACTGCAAATGCGCAAAGCCAGACTAACTCCCAAGGTATCGCCAGTGTACGGGTATTATCCGGTACCGTCCCCACGCCAGTGCGCGTAGTCGCTACTGCGGTTGATACTGATACTAAAGAAGTCATCACTAGCCAATCTGAACAATTAACCGTGAATACGGGTCTGCCACAACAGCTTGGATTTAGTTTAGCGACCAGTAATGCCAATCCTGAAGCGGGTAACATTGATGGCGAAAAAGTCACAGTAACGGCAAGGTTATCCGATAGTTTTGGTAACCCTGCGCCCAACGACACAACAGTCAATTTCACCAGTGAAGGCGGGCAAATAGAGCCAAGCTGCTTAACTCAAAATGGTGTCTGCAGTGTGACTTGGACATCAAGCGACCCGAGACCTCAAGACCATCGCATAACAGTATTAGCCTACGCTTTAGGTCACGAAACCTTTTTCGACACCAATGGTAACAACCAATTTGATTCGGCCGATGGTAGCGCAATCGCAAAGGCCTGTTTAATGAATGGCGTGCCTGTGGCTTGTAGCGGTAACGGCTTAGATGTTGAAACCTTCCATAGCTCAGGCTTTAGCGATCTGCCGACAGCCTTTCGCGATGATAACGAAAACTTTGCCTATGACAGTGGTGAGCCCTATTTCGATAACCTCGCGAGTACGACCTATAAAGGCGCCGATGGCAAGTTTAACGGCCCTCAATGTCAAGGCGCACTCTGTGGTACAGGCCAAGCTAATAAGACTTACGTTCGCAAAGCGGTTGTGATGATAATGTCAGGCTCAAAAGCCTATTTCTCCCTATGGCAAGATGATGTCAAAGTATATGAAGATCGCCAAGGTCAAAATATTCTCAATAATCTTGACGCGTTAACTGCAATCCCTGCCGGGAAAACGGCTAAATTTACCGTAAAATTCTACGATAGTGCCGATCAAATTATGCCCTCGAGCACAACGCTTAATATCGGTGCGGATAAAGGGGAATTACTATCAACAACCTATACTGTCCCTAAAACGAATAATGCTAATGCTGGTATGACGGACTTTTTCCTCAAGAATACTGGAACCGCTAGCAGCCAAGTGGTACTAACAGTGAATACACCA
- the yjgA gene encoding ribosome biogenesis factor YjgA: protein MKIVGDSEHFKQPYDIDEDYVSSKTSDKRDSEAVQKVGMELVSLSKTQLDKIELDEFLYDAILQTRKIKVNTEAYRRHMQYIGKLMRNFDIEPIKAALAVVLNKNNNETAKLQMFEKMRERLLTQGDDEIQTLVEHYPQLDRQKLRTLVRQATKELAKSPESKSSKELFKYLRSEIQD from the coding sequence ATGAAGATAGTTGGTGATTCAGAGCATTTTAAACAGCCCTACGACATTGATGAAGATTATGTCAGCAGCAAAACATCGGACAAGCGTGATAGCGAAGCCGTGCAAAAAGTCGGTATGGAGCTTGTTTCACTGAGCAAGACTCAGCTAGATAAAATCGAGCTGGATGAGTTTTTGTACGACGCTATTTTGCAAACGCGCAAAATCAAGGTCAATACTGAGGCGTACCGTCGCCATATGCAGTATATCGGCAAATTGATGCGCAATTTTGATATTGAACCGATCAAAGCTGCTCTCGCTGTTGTGTTAAACAAAAACAACAACGAAACCGCTAAACTGCAGATGTTTGAGAAAATGCGTGAGCGTTTGTTAACCCAAGGTGACGATGAAATTCAAACCTTAGTCGAGCACTATCCGCAATTAGACAGACAAAAACTGCGTACTTTGGTGCGTCAAGCGACTAAAGAGCTGGCTAAAAGTCCAGAATCAAAATCATCTAAAGAGCTGTTTAAATATCTACGCAGCGAAATCCAAGACTAA
- the pmbA gene encoding metalloprotease PmbA, with translation MSLNRIDSELGALKDAVAVALEYANKLGTNAAEVAISKQQGLSVSTRLKEVETVEFNKDGALGITVYRDGCKGSSSTSDLSPEAIALAVKAADDIARYTSPDPFSGLADKALMAHQIRDLKLYYPEDISPEELAKLAIRAETAALDADPRINNSDGASANAHTAVKVYGNSHGFLNGYCSSRYSLSCSVIGEDSEGNMQRDYDYTIARKFSEMLAPETVGLKTAEKTVSRLGARKIATTRLPILLAPEIATGLIGHLIGAISGGSLYRKSSFLLDAIHTQIFPDWFSIEEQPHLLGALASANYDSEGVATQDRRIIDRGMLETYLLTSYSARKLGLPNTGHAGGIYNWTLGHTGQTFDKLVKDMGTGLIVTEVMGQGVNMVTGDYSRGAAGFYVENGEIQYPVEEITIAGNLKEMFRGVQAVSKDFDLRSSIRTGGILLSEMKIAGN, from the coding sequence GTGTCTTTGAACAGAATTGATAGTGAATTGGGCGCGCTGAAAGATGCGGTTGCCGTGGCACTCGAATATGCCAACAAACTAGGAACGAACGCGGCCGAAGTGGCGATCAGCAAACAACAGGGATTGTCGGTTTCTACCCGTTTAAAAGAAGTTGAAACCGTTGAATTTAATAAAGATGGTGCCTTAGGAATTACGGTTTACCGCGATGGTTGCAAGGGCAGTTCATCAACGTCGGATTTAAGCCCTGAGGCCATTGCCTTAGCGGTGAAAGCGGCCGACGATATCGCCCGTTATACTTCTCCCGACCCCTTCAGTGGTCTTGCCGATAAAGCCTTAATGGCCCATCAGATCCGCGATCTTAAGCTCTATTATCCTGAAGATATTTCCCCCGAGGAATTAGCGAAGCTTGCCATCCGCGCCGAAACTGCGGCACTCGATGCCGATCCTCGTATCAATAATTCTGATGGCGCTAGTGCCAATGCGCACACCGCGGTTAAAGTGTATGGCAACAGCCATGGCTTTTTAAACGGTTATTGCAGCTCACGGTATAGTTTGAGTTGCAGCGTGATCGGTGAAGATAGCGAAGGCAATATGCAACGGGATTACGATTACACTATCGCCCGTAAATTCAGTGAGATGCTTGCGCCAGAAACCGTAGGGTTAAAGACCGCCGAGAAGACGGTGAGCCGTTTAGGTGCGCGTAAGATTGCCACGACACGTTTACCTATTTTATTGGCCCCTGAGATAGCAACTGGCTTAATTGGTCACTTAATTGGTGCCATCAGTGGCGGCAGTTTATACCGTAAATCCAGCTTCTTATTGGATGCAATCCACACACAAATCTTCCCTGATTGGTTCAGTATCGAAGAGCAGCCGCATTTACTGGGCGCATTGGCGAGTGCGAACTACGATAGCGAAGGTGTGGCGACCCAAGACAGACGCATTATCGACCGCGGCATGTTAGAAACCTATTTGTTGACTAGCTACTCGGCGCGAAAATTAGGTTTGCCGAACACGGGTCATGCGGGCGGTATCTACAATTGGACGCTCGGCCACACGGGCCAAACTTTCGACAAACTAGTTAAAGACATGGGCACAGGTTTGATTGTGACCGAAGTCATGGGCCAAGGCGTGAACATGGTCACGGGGGATTATTCCCGTGGTGCGGCGGGCTTCTATGTTGAAAACGGCGAGATCCAATATCCAGTGGAAGAGATCACTATCGCGGGCAACTTGAAAGAGATGTTCCGTGGCGTACAAGCCGTGAGTAAGGATTTTGATTTGCGCTCATCGATTCGTACCGGCGGTATCTTGTTATCTGAAATGAAGATTGCAGGTAACTAA
- a CDS encoding TonB-dependent receptor has product MAANSAYLSHAFNTSILYSSLAIALGIAPITQAMADDSEVANIEHIQVHGQQSEPRNILGSAENRLKEQGVDFSEAGGVSALPILNGMMGDRIKVLVDGADITASCANQMNPPLSYISANQITTAEVIAGVSPVSAGGDNIAGVIKVSSLNPKFGESEAIKWNSGDISTGYRSVSDTLLLGTNATVASKNVSLSYQGAYEDANSYKDGNGDKVIDTLYRAQNHALTAAWRDETQEVAIKLTHQNIPFQGFANQYMDMTDNKSYGALARYQLKLDDDGEFSAQVNWHGVKHEMGFFTPEKTGKMPMNTEGDDYSYQLHWRLPMGDDSTLLVGQEYYSYQLDDVWPAVPGTMMAPNDYININDGERRRAAVYGEWQQDLSQSWWLSAGIRFEYVTTNTGEVQAYSPSSMMGMPNVDAEAAKAFNAMDRSRDDNLIDATLLARYQLSTNQQLEFGLARKNRAPNLYERYSWGRGTMATTMIGWYGDGNGYVGNPDLKPETAHTLSAAYKYNDDSWQVSTTAWYTAVTDYVDAEVIGSFNRTNTPDGKRNILQFTNLDANLYGARFNALYQFAETSTGKWQVLGKVNVTRGERDEGDEPLYQIKPLQTELALQHQLGNWENSLSWQWVATKDRVDDRRLENETDSYSLLNLNSSMKWQDLTVTFAVNNLFDTYYALPLGGVSVAEFKADNTNGFNQVAGAGRSFELSASYAF; this is encoded by the coding sequence ATGGCTGCAAATTCTGCGTATTTATCTCACGCCTTTAACACCTCAATACTCTATTCATCCCTTGCGATTGCGCTAGGAATTGCCCCTATAACACAGGCAATGGCAGATGATAGCGAAGTCGCTAATATTGAACATATCCAAGTCCATGGTCAGCAAAGTGAGCCCCGAAACATCCTAGGCTCAGCAGAAAATAGACTTAAAGAACAAGGTGTTGATTTTTCTGAAGCGGGCGGCGTATCGGCCCTACCTATCCTCAATGGCATGATGGGCGATCGCATCAAAGTGCTGGTCGATGGCGCAGACATTACCGCCTCCTGCGCAAACCAAATGAATCCACCGCTGTCCTATATCTCCGCCAATCAAATCACCACGGCCGAAGTCATTGCGGGCGTATCGCCAGTCAGTGCCGGTGGCGACAATATTGCGGGTGTGATCAAGGTTAGCAGCCTTAACCCTAAATTTGGTGAAAGCGAGGCTATCAAGTGGAATAGTGGCGATATTTCAACTGGATACCGCAGCGTGAGTGACACTTTATTACTCGGCACCAACGCCACAGTCGCCAGCAAAAATGTCAGTCTTAGCTATCAAGGCGCCTATGAAGATGCCAACAGCTATAAAGATGGCAATGGCGATAAAGTCATCGATACCCTGTACCGCGCACAAAACCATGCACTGACCGCCGCATGGCGCGATGAGACTCAAGAAGTTGCCATCAAATTGACCCACCAAAATATTCCATTCCAAGGTTTTGCTAACCAATACATGGATATGACGGATAACAAGAGTTACGGTGCCCTCGCCCGTTATCAACTTAAACTCGACGATGACGGTGAATTCAGTGCCCAAGTAAACTGGCACGGCGTGAAACATGAGATGGGCTTTTTCACCCCAGAAAAAACCGGCAAGATGCCAATGAACACTGAAGGTGATGACTACAGCTATCAACTACACTGGCGCTTGCCAATGGGTGATGACAGCACCTTACTGGTCGGCCAAGAATACTATAGCTACCAGCTCGACGATGTTTGGCCTGCAGTGCCTGGCACTATGATGGCGCCCAATGACTACATCAACATCAACGATGGTGAACGCCGCCGTGCCGCCGTTTATGGCGAATGGCAGCAAGATTTAAGTCAAAGCTGGTGGTTATCGGCGGGTATTCGCTTTGAGTATGTCACCACCAATACCGGTGAAGTCCAAGCTTATAGCCCTAGCTCTATGATGGGCATGCCCAATGTCGACGCCGAAGCGGCAAAAGCCTTTAATGCAATGGACAGAAGTAGAGACGATAATCTTATCGATGCGACATTACTAGCGCGTTATCAATTATCGACCAATCAACAACTGGAATTTGGACTCGCCCGTAAAAATCGTGCTCCAAACCTTTATGAGCGTTACAGCTGGGGCCGCGGCACTATGGCGACCACTATGATAGGTTGGTATGGTGATGGTAATGGTTATGTGGGTAATCCGGATCTTAAACCAGAAACCGCCCATACCTTAAGCGCAGCCTACAAATATAACGATGATAGCTGGCAAGTCTCGACCACGGCTTGGTACACAGCTGTGACTGACTATGTAGATGCCGAAGTCATTGGTAGCTTTAATCGTACCAACACGCCTGATGGCAAACGCAATATTCTCCAATTTACTAACCTCGATGCCAATCTCTATGGCGCACGTTTTAATGCGCTCTATCAGTTTGCCGAAACCAGCACAGGTAAGTGGCAAGTGTTAGGCAAAGTGAATGTCACCCGTGGCGAGCGAGATGAAGGTGATGAACCTTTATATCAAATCAAGCCGCTACAAACGGAACTGGCACTGCAACATCAGTTAGGTAACTGGGAAAACAGTCTTTCATGGCAATGGGTTGCGACCAAAGATCGCGTCGATGACCGCCGCCTTGAAAATGAAACTGACAGCTACTCCTTGCTCAATTTGAACAGCAGCATGAAATGGCAAGATCTGACCGTCACCTTCGCCGTCAATAACCTGTTTGATACCTATTATGCGTTGCCACTGGGCGGCGTGAGTGTGGCTGAATTTAAGGCCGATAATACCAATGGCTTTAATCAGGTGGCTGGCGCGGGACGCTCATTTGAACTCAGCGCAAGCTATGCGTTTTAA
- a CDS encoding substrate-binding periplasmic protein, translating into MKSGSIYKIGLTAFCLFIALQPILSYSFSSAESCVLTMGYRTSERLPFIEGEPSNNGLYQDIYQAAAEKIGCKLNIVRAPKLRILRDIKLGNIDFYPGLNFTEERAEYALFIPNGLSERAIGISRSGAADIRSKEQLSQSGLTLLIAPGSYDFGGLANNMQVRKPPELDVSRALDYLLSNQGDIFIYDQATISYYLRNRDKTRFKLHYTCCEIPQEMYLGFSKNSQYFRSEPNPHYRSDKPLSPDNSPILLSPQSKAYEFAKALAAMDSGGETEQIYFHYFG; encoded by the coding sequence TTGAAATCCGGATCCATATACAAAATAGGACTTACCGCTTTTTGCTTATTTATTGCCCTACAACCGATATTAAGCTATTCCTTTTCCAGCGCCGAATCCTGCGTACTCACTATGGGATATCGCACCAGCGAACGCCTTCCCTTTATTGAAGGAGAACCCAGTAATAACGGGCTATATCAGGATATCTACCAAGCTGCCGCAGAAAAAATAGGTTGCAAGCTTAATATTGTTCGTGCGCCTAAATTACGTATTTTACGGGATATAAAACTTGGCAATATCGACTTTTACCCCGGCCTTAATTTTACTGAAGAACGTGCAGAATATGCGCTTTTTATCCCTAATGGTCTGTCGGAACGTGCCATAGGCATTAGTCGTTCAGGAGCCGCAGATATTCGCTCTAAAGAGCAGTTATCCCAAAGCGGTCTAACTCTCTTAATTGCTCCAGGCAGTTATGATTTTGGTGGTTTAGCAAACAATATGCAGGTACGTAAGCCTCCAGAGCTAGATGTATCGAGAGCATTAGATTATTTATTGTCAAATCAGGGTGATATATTTATCTATGATCAAGCCACTATCAGCTACTACTTGCGAAATCGTGATAAAACTCGGTTTAAACTGCACTATACCTGCTGTGAAATCCCACAAGAAATGTATTTAGGTTTCTCAAAAAACAGTCAATATTTTCGCAGCGAACCCAATCCCCACTATCGCAGCGATAAACCGCTAAGCCCTGATAACAGCCCCATATTGTTATCACCTCAGTCTAAAGCCTATGAATTTGCCAAAGCACTGGCAGCTATGGACTCGGGTGGAGAAACAGAGCAAATTTACTTCCACTACTTTGGCTAA
- a CDS encoding ribosome alternative rescue factor ArfA translates to MTKQKPQNITLEHESGRGTITDNALKALVTSPLFRTRTEKAKKGKGSYDRKAANRKGHQHKGDAPFDFLGLCFC, encoded by the coding sequence ATGACTAAGCAAAAACCGCAAAATATAACCTTAGAACACGAAAGTGGTCGAGGCACCATTACCGATAATGCACTCAAAGCCTTAGTGACGAGTCCCTTGTTTAGGACCCGCACCGAGAAAGCGAAAAAGGGCAAAGGGTCATATGACCGTAAAGCAGCAAACCGAAAGGGGCATCAGCATAAGGGTGATGCCCCTTTCGACTTTTTAGGTCTGTGCTTTTGTTAA
- the fumC gene encoding class II fumarate hydratase has protein sequence MAQQYRVEHDTMGEVKVPADCYWGAQTERSRQHFRIGAEASIPVEVIHAFGYLKKAAAITNQQLGVLHQDKAQLIAQVCDELIAGELDAQFPLVIWQTGSGTQTNMNVNEVIAYRGHVLSGGQLTDAVKCLHPNDDVNRSQSSNDTFPTAMHIAAYRQAVELVLPNMKCLQQSLQKKAEEFAHLVKIGRTHFMDATPLTLGQEFSGYAAQLSHAIEGIEHSLKRVAELALGATAVGTGLNTHKDYAVKVADNIAKLTGLPFVTAPNKFAALAAHDELVSLSAAYKVAAVSLMKIANDIRMLGSGPRCGIGELLLPENEPGSSIMPGKVNPTQVEAMTMVCAQIMGNDVAVGIGGSNGQFELNVFKPMIIANVLQSGRLLGDACQSFNDHCVVGIVANEPQIALHVENSLMLVTALNQHIGYEKAAKIAKKAHSEHKTLRQAALELKFVTAEEFELWVDAKKMLGPDV, from the coding sequence ATGGCACAGCAATATCGAGTTGAACACGACACTATGGGTGAGGTGAAAGTCCCCGCCGATTGTTATTGGGGCGCACAAACCGAGCGTTCGCGGCAGCACTTTCGTATTGGTGCTGAGGCATCTATACCTGTCGAAGTGATCCACGCTTTTGGCTATTTAAAGAAAGCCGCCGCCATTACCAATCAACAGCTTGGCGTCTTGCACCAAGATAAAGCTCAATTGATTGCCCAAGTGTGCGATGAGCTGATTGCAGGCGAACTCGATGCGCAATTTCCTTTAGTGATTTGGCAAACGGGTTCGGGCACGCAAACCAATATGAACGTCAATGAGGTGATTGCCTATCGCGGCCATGTGCTCTCGGGTGGGCAACTCACCGATGCGGTTAAATGCTTGCACCCCAATGATGATGTTAACCGCTCACAATCCTCCAACGATACTTTTCCCACCGCCATGCATATCGCTGCCTATCGCCAAGCAGTGGAACTCGTTTTACCTAACATGAAATGCCTGCAGCAGAGCTTACAGAAGAAGGCCGAGGAGTTTGCGCACCTAGTCAAAATCGGTCGCACGCATTTTATGGATGCAACACCGTTAACGTTAGGCCAAGAGTTTTCCGGTTACGCCGCGCAGTTAAGTCATGCCATCGAAGGCATTGAGCACAGTCTCAAGCGGGTGGCCGAGTTAGCTTTAGGTGCGACCGCCGTCGGCACTGGGCTGAATACCCATAAGGATTACGCTGTTAAGGTGGCGGACAATATCGCAAAACTCACGGGTTTGCCCTTTGTGACGGCGCCGAATAAGTTTGCTGCCCTTGCTGCCCACGATGAATTAGTCTCCCTGTCGGCGGCCTATAAAGTGGCAGCGGTTAGTTTAATGAAGATCGCAAATGATATTAGGATGTTAGGTTCTGGCCCGCGCTGCGGCATCGGTGAGTTATTACTGCCTGAAAATGAACCCGGCTCGTCGATCATGCCGGGAAAAGTGAATCCGACTCAGGTCGAGGCTATGACCATGGTGTGTGCGCAAATCATGGGTAATGATGTCGCCGTTGGGATTGGCGGCAGCAATGGTCAGTTTGAGCTCAATGTATTTAAGCCGATGATTATCGCCAATGTGCTGCAATCGGGGCGCTTATTGGGGGATGCTTGCCAGTCGTTTAATGACCATTGCGTAGTCGGCATAGTGGCGAATGAGCCACAAATCGCGCTGCATGTGGAAAATTCACTTATGTTAGTCACGGCGCTAAATCAACATATCGGTTATGAAAAGGCTGCTAAGATAGCCAAAAAAGCCCATAGCGAGCATAAGACACTGCGCCAAGCGGCATTAGAACTTAAGTTTGTCACGGCAGAAGAGTTCGAGCTGTGGGTCGATGCCAAAAAGATGCTAGGACCAGATGTCTAG